A window of the Electrophorus electricus isolate fEleEle1 chromosome 11, fEleEle1.pri, whole genome shotgun sequence genome harbors these coding sequences:
- the nt5c2a gene encoding 5'-nucleotidase, cytosolic IIa isoform X2 → MTTSWSDRLQNYSDLPANMDGLSMKKYRREAHHSLPRELAQCHPAMRVFVNRSLAMEKIKCFGFDMDYTLAVYKSPEYESLGFDLTVERLVSIGYPQELLNFVYDPAFPTRGLVFDTLYGNLLKVDAYGNILVCAHGFIFMRGPEIRELYPNKFIQRGDTERFYILNTLFNLPETYLFACLVDFFTSCSRYTSCETGFKDGDLFMSFKSMFQDVRDAVDWVHFKGSLKEKTVENLEKYVVKDAKLPLLLSRMNEVGKVFLATNSDYKYTDKIMTYLFDFPHGPKLGTPHRPWQSYFDLILVDARKPLFFGEGTVLRQVDTTTGRLKIGTYTGPLQHGIVYSGGSSDIVCDLLGAKGKDILYIGDHIFGDILKSKKRQGWRTFLVIPELAQELHVWTDKSALFEELQSLDIFLAELYKHLDSSSNERPDISSLQRRIKKVTHDMDMCYGMMGSLFRSGSRQTLFASQVMRYADLYAASFINLLYYPFSYLFRAAHVLMPHESTVEHTHVNINDAESPMATRNRHSVDFRDYECKKHQLTRSISEIQPPHLFPQTPQEITHCHDEDDDEEEEEE, encoded by the exons ATGACTACTTCTTGGAGTGATCGACTTCAGAACTACTCGGACCTTCCTGCCAACATGGATGGCTTGTCTATGAAAAAGTACAGACGGGAGGCCCATCACAG CTTACCACGGGAACTGGCCCAATGTCATCCTGCTATGAG AGTTTTTGTCAATAGGAGCTTGGCAATGGAGAAGATAAAATGCTTTGGCTTTGATATGGATTATACTCTAGCAG TATATAAGTCTCCAGAATATGAATCCCTTGGTTTTGACCTGACTGTGGAGCGACTGGTGTCCATTGGTTACCCACAAGAACTTCTGAATTTTGTCTATGACCCTGCCTTCCCAACCAg AGGCCTGGTATTTGATACTTTGTATGGCAATCTTTTGAAAGTGGATGCCTATGGTAACATACTGGTGTGTGCCCATGGCTTTATCTTCATGCGTGG GCCAGAGATTAGAGAACTGTATCCAAACAAGTTTATCCAGCGTGGGGATACAGAGCGATTCTACATACTTAATACGCTCTTTAACCTCCCTG AGACCTATctttttgcttgtttggttGATTTCTTCACCAGCTGCTCCAGATACACTAG CTGTGAGACTGGTTTTAAAGATGGAGACCTCTTCATGTCTTTCAAGAGCATGTTCCAGGATGTCAGGGATGCTGTTGACTGGGTACATTTCAAG GGCtcactgaaagaaaagacagtTGAAAACCTAGAGAAATATGTCGTAAAGGAT GCCAAGCTGCCTCTGCTCCTTAGTCGCATGAATGAAGTGGGCAAAGTATTCCTGGCCACTAACAGTGACTACAAGTACACTGAT AAAATCATGACATACCTGTTTGACTTTCCTCATGGCCCAAAA TTAGGCACACCTCATCGGCCTTGGCAGTCTTACTTTGATCTCATTCTGGTTGATGCCAGGAAGCCACTGTTTTTTGGGGAAGGCACAGTACTGAGACAGGTGGATACG ACCACTGGGAGGCTGAAGATTGGAACTTACACTGGACCTCTGCAGCATGGAATTGTGTATTCTGGTG GTTCTTCAGACATTGTATGCGATCTTCTGGGGGCTAAAGGAAAGGACATCTTGTACATTGGTGACCACATTTTTGGAGACATCCTCAAGTCTAAGAAGCGGCAGGGTTGGAGAACTTTCTTGGTGATTCCTGAGCTAGCTCAGGAGCTGCATGTGTGGACTGACAAGAGTG CTCTTTTTGAGGAACTACAGAGTCTGGATATTTTCCTGGCAGAGCTCtacaa GCATTTGGACAGCAGCAGTAATGAGAGACCTGACATTAGCTCCCTCCAGAGGAGGATTAAG AAAGTGACCCACGACATGGACATGTGTTATGGGATGATGGGTAGCCTGTTCCGTAGCGGCTCCCGGCAGACTCTCTTTGCATCTCAGGTGATGCGCTATGCTGACCTGTATGCTGCCTCCTTTATCAACCTACTCTACTACCCCTTCAGCTACCTGTTCAGAGCTGCACATGTACTG ATGCCTCACGAATCCACTGTGGAACACACTCATGTGAATATCAATGACGCAGAGTCACCCATGGCAACCCGTAACCGCCACTCCGTGGACTTCAGAGACTATGAGTGTAAGAAGCACCAGCTGACCCGCTCTATCAGTGAGATTCAACCGCCACACCTGTTTCCTCAGACCCCACAGGAGATCACCCACTGCCacgatgaggatgatgatgaggaagaagaggaagaataG
- the nt5c2a gene encoding 5'-nucleotidase, cytosolic IIa isoform X4 — MQNIFTYYLMCVSPDYILCILRVFVNRSLAMEKIKCFGFDMDYTLAVYKSPEYESLGFDLTVERLVSIGYPQELLNFVYDPAFPTRGLVFDTLYGNLLKVDAYGNILVCAHGFIFMRGPEIRELYPNKFIQRGDTERFYILNTLFNLPETYLFACLVDFFTSCSRYTSCETGFKDGDLFMSFKSMFQDVRDAVDWVHFKGSLKEKTVENLEKYVVKDAKLPLLLSRMNEVGKVFLATNSDYKYTDKIMTYLFDFPHGPKLGTPHRPWQSYFDLILVDARKPLFFGEGTVLRQVDTTTGRLKIGTYTGPLQHGIVYSGGSSDIVCDLLGAKGKDILYIGDHIFGDILKSKKRQGWRTFLVIPELAQELHVWTDKSALFEELQSLDIFLAELYKHLDSSSNERPDISSLQRRIKKVTHDMDMCYGMMGSLFRSGSRQTLFASQVMRYADLYAASFINLLYYPFSYLFRAAHVLMPHESTVEHTHVNINDAESPMATRNRHSVDFRDYECKKHQLTRSISEIQPPHLFPQTPQEITHCHDEDDDEEEEEE, encoded by the exons ATGCAGAATATATTTACCTActatttaatgtgtgtgagtcCTGATTATATTCTTTGCATCCTCAGAGTTTTTGTCAATAGGAGCTTGGCAATGGAGAAGATAAAATGCTTTGGCTTTGATATGGATTATACTCTAGCAG TATATAAGTCTCCAGAATATGAATCCCTTGGTTTTGACCTGACTGTGGAGCGACTGGTGTCCATTGGTTACCCACAAGAACTTCTGAATTTTGTCTATGACCCTGCCTTCCCAACCAg AGGCCTGGTATTTGATACTTTGTATGGCAATCTTTTGAAAGTGGATGCCTATGGTAACATACTGGTGTGTGCCCATGGCTTTATCTTCATGCGTGG GCCAGAGATTAGAGAACTGTATCCAAACAAGTTTATCCAGCGTGGGGATACAGAGCGATTCTACATACTTAATACGCTCTTTAACCTCCCTG AGACCTATctttttgcttgtttggttGATTTCTTCACCAGCTGCTCCAGATACACTAG CTGTGAGACTGGTTTTAAAGATGGAGACCTCTTCATGTCTTTCAAGAGCATGTTCCAGGATGTCAGGGATGCTGTTGACTGGGTACATTTCAAG GGCtcactgaaagaaaagacagtTGAAAACCTAGAGAAATATGTCGTAAAGGAT GCCAAGCTGCCTCTGCTCCTTAGTCGCATGAATGAAGTGGGCAAAGTATTCCTGGCCACTAACAGTGACTACAAGTACACTGAT AAAATCATGACATACCTGTTTGACTTTCCTCATGGCCCAAAA TTAGGCACACCTCATCGGCCTTGGCAGTCTTACTTTGATCTCATTCTGGTTGATGCCAGGAAGCCACTGTTTTTTGGGGAAGGCACAGTACTGAGACAGGTGGATACG ACCACTGGGAGGCTGAAGATTGGAACTTACACTGGACCTCTGCAGCATGGAATTGTGTATTCTGGTG GTTCTTCAGACATTGTATGCGATCTTCTGGGGGCTAAAGGAAAGGACATCTTGTACATTGGTGACCACATTTTTGGAGACATCCTCAAGTCTAAGAAGCGGCAGGGTTGGAGAACTTTCTTGGTGATTCCTGAGCTAGCTCAGGAGCTGCATGTGTGGACTGACAAGAGTG CTCTTTTTGAGGAACTACAGAGTCTGGATATTTTCCTGGCAGAGCTCtacaa GCATTTGGACAGCAGCAGTAATGAGAGACCTGACATTAGCTCCCTCCAGAGGAGGATTAAG AAAGTGACCCACGACATGGACATGTGTTATGGGATGATGGGTAGCCTGTTCCGTAGCGGCTCCCGGCAGACTCTCTTTGCATCTCAGGTGATGCGCTATGCTGACCTGTATGCTGCCTCCTTTATCAACCTACTCTACTACCCCTTCAGCTACCTGTTCAGAGCTGCACATGTACTG ATGCCTCACGAATCCACTGTGGAACACACTCATGTGAATATCAATGACGCAGAGTCACCCATGGCAACCCGTAACCGCCACTCCGTGGACTTCAGAGACTATGAGTGTAAGAAGCACCAGCTGACCCGCTCTATCAGTGAGATTCAACCGCCACACCTGTTTCCTCAGACCCCACAGGAGATCACCCACTGCCacgatgaggatgatgatgaggaagaagaggaagaataG
- the nt5c2a gene encoding 5'-nucleotidase, cytosolic IIa isoform X1: protein MSMLCSFLRSPVHCYYCAVAIANVHTVVMYSTCIPLLQSLPRELAQCHPAMRVFVNRSLAMEKIKCFGFDMDYTLAVYKSPEYESLGFDLTVERLVSIGYPQELLNFVYDPAFPTRGLVFDTLYGNLLKVDAYGNILVCAHGFIFMRGPEIRELYPNKFIQRGDTERFYILNTLFNLPETYLFACLVDFFTSCSRYTSCETGFKDGDLFMSFKSMFQDVRDAVDWVHFKGSLKEKTVENLEKYVVKDAKLPLLLSRMNEVGKVFLATNSDYKYTDKIMTYLFDFPHGPKLGTPHRPWQSYFDLILVDARKPLFFGEGTVLRQVDTTTGRLKIGTYTGPLQHGIVYSGGSSDIVCDLLGAKGKDILYIGDHIFGDILKSKKRQGWRTFLVIPELAQELHVWTDKSALFEELQSLDIFLAELYKHLDSSSNERPDISSLQRRIKKVTHDMDMCYGMMGSLFRSGSRQTLFASQVMRYADLYAASFINLLYYPFSYLFRAAHVLMPHESTVEHTHVNINDAESPMATRNRHSVDFRDYECKKHQLTRSISEIQPPHLFPQTPQEITHCHDEDDDEEEEEE from the exons ATGTCAATGTTGTGTTCTTTCTTACGCAGTCCAGTGCACTGCTATTACTGTGCAGTGGCAATAGCCAATGTACACACTGTAGTAATGTATAGTACATGTATTCCTCTATTACAAAGCTTACCACGGGAACTGGCCCAATGTCATCCTGCTATGAG AGTTTTTGTCAATAGGAGCTTGGCAATGGAGAAGATAAAATGCTTTGGCTTTGATATGGATTATACTCTAGCAG TATATAAGTCTCCAGAATATGAATCCCTTGGTTTTGACCTGACTGTGGAGCGACTGGTGTCCATTGGTTACCCACAAGAACTTCTGAATTTTGTCTATGACCCTGCCTTCCCAACCAg AGGCCTGGTATTTGATACTTTGTATGGCAATCTTTTGAAAGTGGATGCCTATGGTAACATACTGGTGTGTGCCCATGGCTTTATCTTCATGCGTGG GCCAGAGATTAGAGAACTGTATCCAAACAAGTTTATCCAGCGTGGGGATACAGAGCGATTCTACATACTTAATACGCTCTTTAACCTCCCTG AGACCTATctttttgcttgtttggttGATTTCTTCACCAGCTGCTCCAGATACACTAG CTGTGAGACTGGTTTTAAAGATGGAGACCTCTTCATGTCTTTCAAGAGCATGTTCCAGGATGTCAGGGATGCTGTTGACTGGGTACATTTCAAG GGCtcactgaaagaaaagacagtTGAAAACCTAGAGAAATATGTCGTAAAGGAT GCCAAGCTGCCTCTGCTCCTTAGTCGCATGAATGAAGTGGGCAAAGTATTCCTGGCCACTAACAGTGACTACAAGTACACTGAT AAAATCATGACATACCTGTTTGACTTTCCTCATGGCCCAAAA TTAGGCACACCTCATCGGCCTTGGCAGTCTTACTTTGATCTCATTCTGGTTGATGCCAGGAAGCCACTGTTTTTTGGGGAAGGCACAGTACTGAGACAGGTGGATACG ACCACTGGGAGGCTGAAGATTGGAACTTACACTGGACCTCTGCAGCATGGAATTGTGTATTCTGGTG GTTCTTCAGACATTGTATGCGATCTTCTGGGGGCTAAAGGAAAGGACATCTTGTACATTGGTGACCACATTTTTGGAGACATCCTCAAGTCTAAGAAGCGGCAGGGTTGGAGAACTTTCTTGGTGATTCCTGAGCTAGCTCAGGAGCTGCATGTGTGGACTGACAAGAGTG CTCTTTTTGAGGAACTACAGAGTCTGGATATTTTCCTGGCAGAGCTCtacaa GCATTTGGACAGCAGCAGTAATGAGAGACCTGACATTAGCTCCCTCCAGAGGAGGATTAAG AAAGTGACCCACGACATGGACATGTGTTATGGGATGATGGGTAGCCTGTTCCGTAGCGGCTCCCGGCAGACTCTCTTTGCATCTCAGGTGATGCGCTATGCTGACCTGTATGCTGCCTCCTTTATCAACCTACTCTACTACCCCTTCAGCTACCTGTTCAGAGCTGCACATGTACTG ATGCCTCACGAATCCACTGTGGAACACACTCATGTGAATATCAATGACGCAGAGTCACCCATGGCAACCCGTAACCGCCACTCCGTGGACTTCAGAGACTATGAGTGTAAGAAGCACCAGCTGACCCGCTCTATCAGTGAGATTCAACCGCCACACCTGTTTCCTCAGACCCCACAGGAGATCACCCACTGCCacgatgaggatgatgatgaggaagaagaggaagaataG
- the nt5c2a gene encoding 5'-nucleotidase, cytosolic IIa isoform X5: MGFRIVFVNRSLAMEKIKCFGFDMDYTLAVYKSPEYESLGFDLTVERLVSIGYPQELLNFVYDPAFPTRGLVFDTLYGNLLKVDAYGNILVCAHGFIFMRGPEIRELYPNKFIQRGDTERFYILNTLFNLPETYLFACLVDFFTSCSRYTSCETGFKDGDLFMSFKSMFQDVRDAVDWVHFKGSLKEKTVENLEKYVVKDAKLPLLLSRMNEVGKVFLATNSDYKYTDKIMTYLFDFPHGPKLGTPHRPWQSYFDLILVDARKPLFFGEGTVLRQVDTTTGRLKIGTYTGPLQHGIVYSGGSSDIVCDLLGAKGKDILYIGDHIFGDILKSKKRQGWRTFLVIPELAQELHVWTDKSALFEELQSLDIFLAELYKHLDSSSNERPDISSLQRRIKKVTHDMDMCYGMMGSLFRSGSRQTLFASQVMRYADLYAASFINLLYYPFSYLFRAAHVLMPHESTVEHTHVNINDAESPMATRNRHSVDFRDYECKKHQLTRSISEIQPPHLFPQTPQEITHCHDEDDDEEEEEE; this comes from the exons ATGGGATTTCGTAT AGTTTTTGTCAATAGGAGCTTGGCAATGGAGAAGATAAAATGCTTTGGCTTTGATATGGATTATACTCTAGCAG TATATAAGTCTCCAGAATATGAATCCCTTGGTTTTGACCTGACTGTGGAGCGACTGGTGTCCATTGGTTACCCACAAGAACTTCTGAATTTTGTCTATGACCCTGCCTTCCCAACCAg AGGCCTGGTATTTGATACTTTGTATGGCAATCTTTTGAAAGTGGATGCCTATGGTAACATACTGGTGTGTGCCCATGGCTTTATCTTCATGCGTGG GCCAGAGATTAGAGAACTGTATCCAAACAAGTTTATCCAGCGTGGGGATACAGAGCGATTCTACATACTTAATACGCTCTTTAACCTCCCTG AGACCTATctttttgcttgtttggttGATTTCTTCACCAGCTGCTCCAGATACACTAG CTGTGAGACTGGTTTTAAAGATGGAGACCTCTTCATGTCTTTCAAGAGCATGTTCCAGGATGTCAGGGATGCTGTTGACTGGGTACATTTCAAG GGCtcactgaaagaaaagacagtTGAAAACCTAGAGAAATATGTCGTAAAGGAT GCCAAGCTGCCTCTGCTCCTTAGTCGCATGAATGAAGTGGGCAAAGTATTCCTGGCCACTAACAGTGACTACAAGTACACTGAT AAAATCATGACATACCTGTTTGACTTTCCTCATGGCCCAAAA TTAGGCACACCTCATCGGCCTTGGCAGTCTTACTTTGATCTCATTCTGGTTGATGCCAGGAAGCCACTGTTTTTTGGGGAAGGCACAGTACTGAGACAGGTGGATACG ACCACTGGGAGGCTGAAGATTGGAACTTACACTGGACCTCTGCAGCATGGAATTGTGTATTCTGGTG GTTCTTCAGACATTGTATGCGATCTTCTGGGGGCTAAAGGAAAGGACATCTTGTACATTGGTGACCACATTTTTGGAGACATCCTCAAGTCTAAGAAGCGGCAGGGTTGGAGAACTTTCTTGGTGATTCCTGAGCTAGCTCAGGAGCTGCATGTGTGGACTGACAAGAGTG CTCTTTTTGAGGAACTACAGAGTCTGGATATTTTCCTGGCAGAGCTCtacaa GCATTTGGACAGCAGCAGTAATGAGAGACCTGACATTAGCTCCCTCCAGAGGAGGATTAAG AAAGTGACCCACGACATGGACATGTGTTATGGGATGATGGGTAGCCTGTTCCGTAGCGGCTCCCGGCAGACTCTCTTTGCATCTCAGGTGATGCGCTATGCTGACCTGTATGCTGCCTCCTTTATCAACCTACTCTACTACCCCTTCAGCTACCTGTTCAGAGCTGCACATGTACTG ATGCCTCACGAATCCACTGTGGAACACACTCATGTGAATATCAATGACGCAGAGTCACCCATGGCAACCCGTAACCGCCACTCCGTGGACTTCAGAGACTATGAGTGTAAGAAGCACCAGCTGACCCGCTCTATCAGTGAGATTCAACCGCCACACCTGTTTCCTCAGACCCCACAGGAGATCACCCACTGCCacgatgaggatgatgatgaggaagaagaggaagaataG
- the nt5c2a gene encoding 5'-nucleotidase, cytosolic IIa isoform X3 translates to MTTSWSDRLQNYSDLPANMDGLSMKKYRREAHHRVFVNRSLAMEKIKCFGFDMDYTLAVYKSPEYESLGFDLTVERLVSIGYPQELLNFVYDPAFPTRGLVFDTLYGNLLKVDAYGNILVCAHGFIFMRGPEIRELYPNKFIQRGDTERFYILNTLFNLPETYLFACLVDFFTSCSRYTSCETGFKDGDLFMSFKSMFQDVRDAVDWVHFKGSLKEKTVENLEKYVVKDAKLPLLLSRMNEVGKVFLATNSDYKYTDKIMTYLFDFPHGPKLGTPHRPWQSYFDLILVDARKPLFFGEGTVLRQVDTTTGRLKIGTYTGPLQHGIVYSGGSSDIVCDLLGAKGKDILYIGDHIFGDILKSKKRQGWRTFLVIPELAQELHVWTDKSALFEELQSLDIFLAELYKHLDSSSNERPDISSLQRRIKKVTHDMDMCYGMMGSLFRSGSRQTLFASQVMRYADLYAASFINLLYYPFSYLFRAAHVLMPHESTVEHTHVNINDAESPMATRNRHSVDFRDYECKKHQLTRSISEIQPPHLFPQTPQEITHCHDEDDDEEEEEE, encoded by the exons ATGACTACTTCTTGGAGTGATCGACTTCAGAACTACTCGGACCTTCCTGCCAACATGGATGGCTTGTCTATGAAAAAGTACAGACGGGAGGCCCATCACAG AGTTTTTGTCAATAGGAGCTTGGCAATGGAGAAGATAAAATGCTTTGGCTTTGATATGGATTATACTCTAGCAG TATATAAGTCTCCAGAATATGAATCCCTTGGTTTTGACCTGACTGTGGAGCGACTGGTGTCCATTGGTTACCCACAAGAACTTCTGAATTTTGTCTATGACCCTGCCTTCCCAACCAg AGGCCTGGTATTTGATACTTTGTATGGCAATCTTTTGAAAGTGGATGCCTATGGTAACATACTGGTGTGTGCCCATGGCTTTATCTTCATGCGTGG GCCAGAGATTAGAGAACTGTATCCAAACAAGTTTATCCAGCGTGGGGATACAGAGCGATTCTACATACTTAATACGCTCTTTAACCTCCCTG AGACCTATctttttgcttgtttggttGATTTCTTCACCAGCTGCTCCAGATACACTAG CTGTGAGACTGGTTTTAAAGATGGAGACCTCTTCATGTCTTTCAAGAGCATGTTCCAGGATGTCAGGGATGCTGTTGACTGGGTACATTTCAAG GGCtcactgaaagaaaagacagtTGAAAACCTAGAGAAATATGTCGTAAAGGAT GCCAAGCTGCCTCTGCTCCTTAGTCGCATGAATGAAGTGGGCAAAGTATTCCTGGCCACTAACAGTGACTACAAGTACACTGAT AAAATCATGACATACCTGTTTGACTTTCCTCATGGCCCAAAA TTAGGCACACCTCATCGGCCTTGGCAGTCTTACTTTGATCTCATTCTGGTTGATGCCAGGAAGCCACTGTTTTTTGGGGAAGGCACAGTACTGAGACAGGTGGATACG ACCACTGGGAGGCTGAAGATTGGAACTTACACTGGACCTCTGCAGCATGGAATTGTGTATTCTGGTG GTTCTTCAGACATTGTATGCGATCTTCTGGGGGCTAAAGGAAAGGACATCTTGTACATTGGTGACCACATTTTTGGAGACATCCTCAAGTCTAAGAAGCGGCAGGGTTGGAGAACTTTCTTGGTGATTCCTGAGCTAGCTCAGGAGCTGCATGTGTGGACTGACAAGAGTG CTCTTTTTGAGGAACTACAGAGTCTGGATATTTTCCTGGCAGAGCTCtacaa GCATTTGGACAGCAGCAGTAATGAGAGACCTGACATTAGCTCCCTCCAGAGGAGGATTAAG AAAGTGACCCACGACATGGACATGTGTTATGGGATGATGGGTAGCCTGTTCCGTAGCGGCTCCCGGCAGACTCTCTTTGCATCTCAGGTGATGCGCTATGCTGACCTGTATGCTGCCTCCTTTATCAACCTACTCTACTACCCCTTCAGCTACCTGTTCAGAGCTGCACATGTACTG ATGCCTCACGAATCCACTGTGGAACACACTCATGTGAATATCAATGACGCAGAGTCACCCATGGCAACCCGTAACCGCCACTCCGTGGACTTCAGAGACTATGAGTGTAAGAAGCACCAGCTGACCCGCTCTATCAGTGAGATTCAACCGCCACACCTGTTTCCTCAGACCCCACAGGAGATCACCCACTGCCacgatgaggatgatgatgaggaagaagaggaagaataG